One genomic window of Halolamina sediminis includes the following:
- a CDS encoding ATP-dependent DNA helicase, with product MAETTRRFFPYDSPYPNQGEAMTRIAAALDDGDDVLFEGAPGTGKTLSALVPALEHAREEDRTVVITTNVHQQMRQFVEEARAINDEEDIRAVVFKGKSSMCHIGVDYQECQTLRDTTRELVEDEAEKRELEAQQRELLDASREGDAAAAQRREAVMEELEEVEDRIEDVESANVCEHYRNNLLGDNEEFYEWLYDGVRTPEEIYEYADRNQLCGYELLKEGMEAVDLVVCNYHHLLDPNIREQFFRWLDREPERVVTVFDEAHNIESAARDHASRSLTENTLDSALDELDDREDSRADAAENVIGAFRDALVDAYEDGFEYGEREGIDEHWHDVPIANDDARDDLTLAFLRNYEGRGIDTETELAVQLGEAIDEEYEEAYKNGEATSRAESSTLAAARFLATWMEENAELGQYPVVSVRRDEGTDEIYGRAELYTCIPRRVTEALFDEVYASVLMSATLRPFDVAADVLGLDDPVTMAYGLEYPEEHRRTYAAGTPALFASDRGDPEVQESVSGLVSDVVEFTPGNTLLFFPSYSEAERYYQRLGGGGGRAVGDADAGDAELLLDGSDVDTEQLRERFVDGEHAALFTSLWGTLAEGVSFDGDDARAVVVVGVPYPHIDDRLEAVQDAYDRAYGDRNNAGWRYAVEIPTVRKTRQALGRVIRSPEDFGVRVLADKRYTRADMGRFSVRDTFPEEERDELIDMNPEKLKFGILNFYADRDAYDGAPPQP from the coding sequence GTGGCAGAGACGACGCGACGGTTCTTCCCGTACGACAGCCCCTACCCCAACCAGGGCGAGGCGATGACTCGCATCGCCGCCGCGCTGGACGACGGCGACGACGTGCTGTTCGAGGGTGCACCAGGAACGGGGAAGACGCTCTCGGCGCTCGTGCCCGCGCTCGAGCACGCCCGCGAGGAGGACCGCACCGTCGTCATCACGACCAACGTCCACCAGCAGATGCGCCAGTTCGTCGAGGAGGCCCGCGCGATCAACGACGAGGAGGACATCCGCGCGGTGGTGTTCAAGGGGAAGTCCTCGATGTGTCACATTGGCGTCGACTACCAGGAGTGTCAGACCCTGCGGGACACCACCCGCGAACTGGTCGAGGACGAGGCCGAGAAGCGGGAACTCGAGGCCCAGCAGCGCGAACTGCTCGATGCCAGCCGTGAGGGTGACGCCGCGGCCGCCCAGCGCCGCGAGGCGGTGATGGAGGAGTTGGAGGAGGTCGAGGACCGCATCGAGGACGTCGAGAGCGCCAACGTCTGCGAACACTACCGCAACAACCTGCTCGGTGACAACGAGGAGTTCTACGAGTGGCTGTACGACGGCGTTCGGACGCCCGAGGAGATCTACGAGTACGCCGACCGGAACCAGCTCTGTGGCTACGAACTGCTGAAGGAGGGGATGGAGGCGGTCGATCTCGTGGTCTGTAACTACCACCACCTGCTCGACCCCAACATCCGCGAGCAGTTCTTCCGGTGGCTCGACCGCGAGCCCGAGCGCGTGGTCACGGTGTTCGACGAAGCCCACAACATCGAGTCAGCGGCGCGGGACCACGCCAGCCGCAGTCTCACAGAGAACACCCTCGACAGCGCGCTGGACGAGCTCGACGACCGGGAGGACTCCCGGGCCGACGCCGCCGAGAACGTGATCGGCGCGTTCCGGGACGCGCTGGTCGACGCCTACGAAGACGGGTTCGAGTACGGCGAACGCGAGGGGATCGACGAGCACTGGCACGACGTGCCGATCGCCAACGACGACGCCCGCGACGACCTCACGCTCGCGTTCCTCCGAAACTACGAGGGCCGCGGGATCGATACGGAGACCGAGCTCGCGGTCCAGTTGGGCGAGGCGATCGACGAGGAGTACGAGGAGGCGTACAAGAACGGCGAGGCGACCTCCCGCGCCGAGAGCTCGACGCTCGCGGCCGCCCGCTTCCTCGCGACGTGGATGGAGGAGAACGCCGAACTCGGCCAGTACCCCGTGGTCTCGGTCCGCCGAGACGAGGGCACCGACGAAATCTACGGTCGCGCCGAACTGTACACCTGCATCCCCCGCCGCGTGACTGAGGCGCTGTTCGACGAGGTGTACGCGAGCGTGCTGATGTCTGCGACGCTCCGGCCGTTCGACGTGGCCGCCGATGTGCTCGGCCTCGACGACCCCGTGACGATGGCCTACGGGCTTGAGTACCCCGAGGAGCACCGCCGGACGTACGCCGCCGGGACGCCGGCGCTGTTCGCCAGCGACCGCGGCGACCCCGAGGTACAGGAGTCGGTGTCGGGGCTCGTCTCGGACGTGGTGGAGTTCACGCCCGGGAACACGCTGCTCTTTTTCCCCTCCTACAGCGAGGCTGAGCGCTACTACCAGCGTCTCGGCGGCGGCGGGGGACGAGCCGTCGGCGATGCCGACGCCGGCGACGCGGAGCTGTTGCTCGACGGGTCAGACGTGGACACCGAACAGCTCCGCGAACGGTTCGTCGACGGCGAGCACGCGGCGCTGTTCACCTCGCTGTGGGGGACGCTCGCGGAGGGGGTGAGCTTCGACGGCGACGACGCCCGGGCGGTGGTGGTCGTCGGCGTCCCCTACCCCCACATCGACGACCGGCTGGAGGCCGTCCAGGACGCCTACGACCGCGCCTACGGCGACAGAAACAACGCCGGCTGGCGCTACGCGGTCGAGATCCCGACGGTCCGCAAGACCCGACAGGCGCTGGGGCGAGTGATCCGCTCGCCCGAGGATTTCGGTGTCCGCGTGCTCGCGGACAAGCGATACACCCGCGCGGACATGGGCCGGTTCTCGGTCCGGGACACGTTCCCCGAGGAGGAGCGCGACGAGCTCATCGACATGAACCCGGAGAAGCTGAAGTTCGGGATACTGAACTTCTACGCCGACCGCGACGCGTACGACGGTGCGCCGCCACAGCCTTGA
- a CDS encoding DUF7835 family putative zinc beta-ribbon protein, which translates to MATQPSDPDSVQENCADCGGETLHDVRVEIRTESDQEENSEFSREPYRVAVCQTCDSETATRMNNA; encoded by the coding sequence ATGGCCACTCAACCCTCCGACCCTGACAGCGTTCAGGAGAACTGTGCGGACTGTGGCGGGGAGACGCTCCACGACGTCCGGGTCGAAATCCGGACCGAGAGCGATCAAGAGGAGAACTCGGAGTTCTCCAGAGAGCCCTACCGCGTGGCTGTCTGTCAGACCTGTGACTCTGAGACGGCGACGCGGATGAACAACGCCTAA
- the map gene encoding type II methionyl aminopeptidase, protein MSYGDLRDEAVEKHHEAGEILVEVMTEAKELVEPGTTHLEVAESAEERIVELGGEAAFPVNISVDHEASHATPEADDETVFGEDDMVCLDIGVHVDGYIADAAVTVDFSGSDELVEAAEQALDAALDEVEAGAEVGVVGQAIEDVIDGYGYSPVLNLSGHGLERYDAHTGPTIPNRGMDRSAELQAGQVIAIEPFATDGSGKVGEGSHEQIFELQEERSVRDRAARQAMEQITGEFDGLPFAQRWLDSPRPAMALRRLKADGAITGYPVLQEDEGRLISQAEHSLIVTEDGYELLTDGLFK, encoded by the coding sequence ATGAGCTACGGCGATCTGCGCGACGAAGCCGTCGAGAAGCACCACGAGGCCGGCGAGATCCTGGTCGAGGTGATGACCGAGGCCAAGGAGCTGGTCGAGCCGGGGACGACCCACCTCGAAGTCGCCGAGTCCGCCGAGGAGCGGATCGTGGAGCTGGGCGGCGAGGCGGCGTTCCCCGTCAACATCAGCGTCGACCACGAGGCCTCTCACGCGACCCCGGAGGCCGACGACGAGACGGTGTTCGGCGAGGACGACATGGTCTGTCTCGATATCGGCGTCCACGTCGACGGCTACATCGCCGACGCGGCCGTCACCGTCGACTTCTCGGGCAGCGACGAACTGGTCGAGGCCGCCGAGCAGGCGCTCGACGCGGCGCTGGACGAGGTCGAAGCCGGCGCCGAAGTCGGCGTCGTCGGGCAGGCCATCGAGGACGTGATCGACGGCTACGGCTACTCGCCGGTGCTCAATCTCTCGGGCCACGGGCTGGAGCGCTACGACGCCCACACCGGGCCGACGATCCCGAACCGGGGGATGGATCGCTCCGCCGAACTGCAGGCCGGGCAGGTAATCGCCATCGAGCCGTTCGCGACCGACGGCAGCGGGAAGGTCGGCGAGGGGAGCCACGAGCAGATCTTCGAGCTCCAAGAGGAACGCTCGGTGCGTGACCGCGCGGCGCGGCAGGCGATGGAGCAGATCACGGGCGAGTTCGACGGGCTCCCGTTCGCCCAGCGCTGGCTCGACAGTCCGCGACCGGCGATGGCGCTGCGCCGGCTGAAAGCCGACGGCGCGATCACGGGCTACCCAGTCCTGCAGGAGGACGAAGGACGGCTGATCTCACAGGCCGAGCACAGTCTGATCGTGACCGAGGACGGGTACGAACTGCTGACCGACGGGCTGTTCAAGTAA
- a CDS encoding isoaspartyl peptidase/L-asparaginase: MRIIVHGGAGSQPDEPEPRQAVLDDAAETGAAESDPVDAVEAAVNVLEASDRFNAGYGGAVQSDGRVRTDAGLMTSDRETGAVASMDGVREAVSAARVVLEETPHIFVSGEHAVDLAAEFGVDTDVELLTPENRKSYEDEDPPEAGPKAHLEWLEERFGGHDTVGAVAFEDGEFAAATSTGGRSWALAGRVGDVPQVGSGFYCTPAGGASATGAGEDIAKVTLSQRAVDKLEAGADAQTAAEDAIAEFDELTGSSAGVIVCGEERTGAAFNSEGMQTSTATR; encoded by the coding sequence ATGCGCATTATCGTCCACGGCGGCGCCGGCAGCCAGCCCGACGAACCCGAACCCCGACAGGCGGTGCTCGACGACGCCGCCGAGACGGGCGCGGCCGAGTCCGACCCCGTCGACGCCGTCGAGGCCGCGGTGAACGTGCTCGAAGCGTCGGACCGCTTCAACGCCGGCTACGGCGGCGCGGTCCAGTCCGACGGCCGGGTGCGGACCGACGCCGGGCTGATGACCTCCGACCGCGAGACCGGCGCCGTCGCGAGCATGGACGGCGTGCGGGAGGCGGTCTCGGCCGCCCGGGTCGTGCTGGAGGAGACGCCACACATCTTCGTCAGCGGCGAGCACGCCGTCGATCTCGCTGCGGAGTTCGGCGTCGACACCGACGTAGAACTGCTCACCCCGGAGAACCGCAAATCGTACGAGGACGAGGACCCACCGGAAGCGGGGCCGAAAGCTCACCTCGAGTGGCTCGAAGAGCGCTTCGGCGGCCACGACACCGTCGGCGCCGTCGCGTTCGAGGACGGGGAGTTCGCCGCCGCGACCTCCACGGGCGGGCGGTCGTGGGCGCTCGCGGGGCGGGTGGGCGACGTGCCACAGGTCGGCTCGGGGTTCTACTGCACCCCCGCCGGCGGCGCCTCCGCGACGGGCGCCGGCGAGGACATCGCGAAGGTGACGCTGAGCCAGCGCGCGGTCGACAAGCTCGAGGCGGGGGCCGACGCACAGACCGCGGCAGAGGACGCCATCGCGGAGTTCGACGAGCTCACGGGCTCCTCCGCCGGCGTGATCGTCTGCGGCGAGGAGCGGACGGGCGCGGCGTTCAACTCCGAGGGGATGCAGACCAGCACGGCGACACGGTAG
- the icd gene encoding NADP-dependent isocitrate dehydrogenase, which translates to MSYEHIEPPESGSKITLADEESGELDVPNDPVIPIIHGDGIGKDVGPAAQDVLTAAAEATGHDVNWMEVYAGETAREKYDENLPEETVEAIEEHRVAIKGPLTTPVGAGFRSLNVALRQTLDLYANVRPTYYLDGVPSPMKAPEEMDMVTFRENTEDVYAGIEWEAGTDEAEQVREFVEEEMGFDDVMHEGPIGLGLKPISEKGSKRLVREAIDYAIENDRDKVTLVHKGNIMKFTEGQFGTWGMEVADEEYPDDEVFAAPDSLWEEQDEVDIPEDAVMVEERLADAMLQWMQLRTDEFDVLAMPNLNGDYLSDAAGAQIGGLGIAPGANFGFGRCLAEPVHGSAPKRAGQDKANPTALILSGRLMFEYLGWEDAGQLIRDAVEKTIDEGTVTYDLARQREDAEEVSTTAYAETVIDNIQDLA; encoded by the coding sequence ATGAGCTACGAGCACATCGAACCCCCCGAGTCGGGGTCGAAAATCACGCTCGCCGACGAGGAGTCCGGCGAACTCGACGTACCGAACGACCCAGTCATCCCGATCATCCACGGCGACGGGATCGGCAAGGACGTGGGGCCGGCCGCACAGGACGTGCTGACTGCCGCCGCCGAGGCGACGGGCCACGACGTGAACTGGATGGAAGTGTACGCCGGCGAGACCGCCCGCGAGAAGTACGACGAGAACCTCCCCGAGGAGACAGTCGAGGCGATCGAGGAGCATCGCGTCGCGATCAAGGGGCCGCTGACGACGCCGGTCGGCGCCGGCTTCCGCAGTCTCAACGTCGCGCTGCGGCAGACGCTCGACCTGTACGCGAACGTCCGACCGACCTACTACCTCGACGGCGTCCCGTCGCCGATGAAGGCCCCCGAGGAGATGGACATGGTGACGTTCCGGGAGAACACCGAGGACGTGTACGCCGGCATCGAGTGGGAGGCCGGCACCGACGAGGCCGAGCAGGTCCGCGAGTTCGTCGAGGAGGAGATGGGCTTCGACGACGTGATGCACGAGGGGCCGATCGGCCTCGGCCTCAAGCCGATCTCGGAGAAGGGCTCGAAGCGCCTCGTCCGCGAGGCGATCGACTACGCCATCGAGAACGACCGCGACAAGGTCACACTGGTCCACAAGGGGAACATCATGAAGTTCACCGAGGGCCAGTTCGGTACCTGGGGCATGGAGGTCGCCGACGAGGAGTACCCCGACGACGAAGTGTTCGCCGCCCCCGACTCCCTGTGGGAGGAGCAAGACGAGGTCGACATCCCGGAGGACGCCGTCATGGTCGAGGAGCGCCTCGCCGACGCGATGCTGCAGTGGATGCAGCTCCGCACCGACGAGTTCGACGTGCTCGCGATGCCGAACCTCAACGGCGACTACCTCTCCGACGCCGCGGGCGCCCAGATCGGCGGCCTCGGCATCGCGCCGGGCGCCAACTTCGGCTTCGGCCGCTGTCTCGCCGAACCCGTCCACGGCTCCGCGCCCAAGCGCGCCGGCCAGGACAAGGCGAACCCGACCGCGCTGATCCTCTCGGGCCGACTGATGTTCGAGTACCTCGGCTGGGAGGACGCCGGCCAGCTGATCCGCGACGCCGTCGAGAAGACGATCGACGAGGGGACGGTCACCTACGACCTCGCGCGCCAGCGCGAGGACGCCGAGGAGGTTTCGACGACGGCGTACGCCGAGACCGTGATCGACAACATTCAGGACCTGGCGTAA
- a CDS encoding cupin domain-containing protein, with amino-acid sequence MDQYTPNDADFVEAVDDVHLTVGASGDETSVQHFRIEPGAEVPSHSHHHEQAGLITEGELTFVLEDGEEITVGAGESYTLLGDEVHAAENRGDEPVVGIDVFAPPRTNPDWAE; translated from the coding sequence ATGGATCAGTACACACCGAACGACGCCGACTTCGTCGAGGCCGTCGACGACGTCCATCTCACGGTCGGCGCGAGCGGCGACGAAACCAGCGTCCAACACTTCCGCATCGAGCCCGGCGCCGAAGTCCCCTCCCACAGCCACCACCACGAACAGGCCGGCCTGATCACGGAGGGCGAACTCACGTTCGTCCTCGAGGACGGCGAGGAGATCACCGTCGGCGCCGGCGAGTCCTACACCCTGCTGGGCGACGAGGTCCACGCTGCCGAGAACCGCGGCGACGAGCCGGTCGTGGGAATCGACGTGTTCGCGCCGCCACGTACGAACCCCGACTGGGCGGAGTAG
- a CDS encoding NAD-dependent epimerase/dehydratase family protein — protein sequence MRVLVTGSEGQVASGIKQHLDTDDSPHEFVYLDREDAPDVDVVADISEYDAIRPAFDGVDAVVHLAANPAVSASWESVERSNLVGTRNVLEAAADAEVERFVFASSIHAAGMWEEEGKPDVYELDDDTTVTVDDDERPDSYYGVSKAYGEDLGRYYVEQREYPKRFYAARIASVRGGDYDHPYGDAERGVEEGRWERRSEAYTEQVKRLKGTWLSLRDWAQLVELCLTDEDTEFGIFFATSDNPRSWFDLEHTKELLGYEPQDSASDWQSPPSELLE from the coding sequence ATGCGCGTGCTGGTCACCGGATCGGAAGGTCAGGTCGCTTCGGGAATCAAGCAACACCTCGATACCGACGACTCGCCCCACGAGTTCGTCTACCTCGATCGCGAGGACGCCCCGGACGTGGACGTCGTCGCCGATATCTCGGAGTACGACGCGATCCGGCCGGCGTTCGACGGCGTCGACGCGGTCGTTCATCTCGCCGCGAACCCCGCGGTTTCGGCGTCGTGGGAGTCCGTCGAGCGGAGCAACCTCGTCGGGACGCGGAACGTGCTCGAAGCCGCCGCAGACGCCGAGGTCGAGCGGTTCGTGTTCGCCTCCTCGATCCACGCCGCCGGGATGTGGGAGGAGGAGGGGAAACCGGACGTGTACGAACTCGACGACGACACGACCGTCACCGTCGACGACGACGAGCGACCGGACTCCTACTACGGCGTCTCGAAAGCGTACGGCGAGGATCTGGGGCGGTACTACGTCGAGCAGCGGGAGTATCCAAAACGGTTCTACGCCGCCCGGATCGCGAGCGTTCGTGGGGGCGACTACGACCACCCGTACGGCGACGCGGAGCGTGGCGTCGAGGAGGGGCGGTGGGAGCGCAGGAGCGAGGCGTACACCGAGCAGGTGAAGCGGCTGAAGGGGACGTGGCTCTCGCTGCGGGACTGGGCGCAGTTGGTCGAGCTCTGTTTGACGGACGAGGACACCGAGTTCGGGATCTTCTTCGCGACCAGCGACAACCCCCGGAGTTGGTTCGATCTGGAGCACACGAAGGAGCTACTTGGGTACGAGCCGCAGGATTCGGCGAGTGATTGGCAGTCGCCGCCGTCGGAGTTGTTGGAGTGA
- a CDS encoding DUF5817 domain-containing protein, with translation MYAVVGCTECGTYWLLTDPRESDSATCPKCGRRHQTKKLNRFFESEDREAAREARAALLAKKHGDSAAFDDVAHVSELEERIEESGLSEEAYLEQSGIDADEVQAAGDTSKSASRSRDEKVRDAVREGGTEAEIVERVVEDGVPRGAAEKLLEKLRRQGEVIESGGELRLV, from the coding sequence ATGTACGCGGTCGTCGGCTGTACCGAGTGTGGCACCTACTGGCTGCTCACGGACCCCCGGGAGAGCGACTCCGCGACCTGCCCCAAATGCGGCCGGCGCCACCAGACGAAGAAGCTCAATCGTTTCTTCGAGTCGGAGGACCGCGAGGCCGCCCGCGAGGCTCGCGCTGCCCTGCTGGCGAAGAAACACGGCGACAGCGCCGCGTTCGACGACGTGGCGCACGTCTCCGAACTGGAGGAGCGCATCGAGGAGAGCGGGCTCTCCGAGGAAGCGTACCTCGAACAGTCGGGCATCGACGCCGACGAGGTGCAGGCGGCGGGCGACACGTCGAAATCGGCCTCACGCAGCCGCGACGAGAAAGTTCGCGATGCCGTCCGGGAGGGGGGAACCGAGGCCGAAATCGTCGAGCGTGTGGTTGAGGACGGCGTTCCCCGCGGCGCCGCGGAGAAGCTGTTGGAGAAGCTCCGGCGACAGGGGGAAGTGATCGAGTCCGGCGGTGAGTTGCGGTTGGTGTAG
- a CDS encoding type II toxin-antitoxin system RelE family toxin, with protein sequence MTEVEYTEQALDHLDGLDPQVADRVLNKVEEATEWTEHRLEPLSGYPYYKLRVGDYRVVVSWDRSDGTIVVEAVGHRRNVYDRHLPP encoded by the coding sequence ATGACTGAGGTCGAGTACACCGAACAGGCACTCGACCATCTCGACGGGCTCGATCCACAGGTCGCCGACCGCGTACTGAACAAAGTCGAAGAAGCGACCGAGTGGACCGAACACCGACTGGAACCGCTTTCGGGATATCCGTACTACAAGCTCCGAGTCGGTGACTATCGGGTAGTAGTGAGTTGGGACCGTAGTGACGGCACCATCGTCGTCGAAGCTGTCGGCCACCGACGGAACGTCTACGACCGACACCTTCCGCCCTGA
- a CDS encoding ribbon-helix-helix domain-containing protein — protein sequence MSTDAESGDDRMRKINVRVPETLLEQIEDEWERRGYSSKSEAIRDALRDWVDPSTKLSDETLDDLEESREQREQGETVSEEEARERLGLDD from the coding sequence ATGAGCACCGACGCCGAAAGTGGGGACGACCGAATGCGGAAAATCAACGTTCGTGTGCCCGAGACGCTGCTCGAACAGATCGAAGACGAGTGGGAGCGCCGCGGATACTCGAGCAAGTCCGAAGCGATTCGGGACGCGCTCCGTGACTGGGTCGACCCGTCCACGAAACTGAGCGACGAAACGCTCGACGACCTCGAGGAGAGTCGTGAGCAGCGAGAACAGGGTGAGACGGTGTCGGAGGAAGAGGCGCGCGAACGGCTCGGACTCGATGACTGA
- the hmgA gene encoding hydroxymethylglutaryl-CoA reductase (NADPH), whose protein sequence is MTDRVDADAAEELADRVESGDLRLYELEDHADADTAAAARRLVVERDSGAELETTGEYAFPAEQAAGSNIENMVGAAQIPMGVAGPVTIDGGAFEGETYLPLATTEGALLASVNRGLSVIDDAGGATARVTKTGMTRAPVFRTSGIAESQALAEWVRENTEKLREAAESTTSHGKLLDVTPYVVGDNVFLRFRYDTADAMGMNMVTIATGEACDVIERETDASLVALSGNLCTDKKPAAINAVEGRGRSVTAEATLPREFVEETLKTTPEAIAEVNTRKNLIGSAKAGSLGFNAQVANVVAAMYLATGQDAAQVVEGSNGIVSVEAREEGLYAAVSLASIEVGTVGGGTKLPTQAEGLDVLGIRGGGDPAGSNADALAECVATGALAGELSLLSALASRNLSSAHAELGR, encoded by the coding sequence GCCGCCGAGGAGCTGGCCGACCGGGTCGAGAGCGGCGACCTGCGGCTGTACGAGCTCGAGGACCACGCCGACGCTGACACCGCCGCCGCGGCCCGGCGGCTGGTGGTCGAGCGCGACTCCGGCGCCGAACTGGAAACGACCGGCGAGTACGCCTTCCCGGCCGAGCAGGCGGCGGGCAGCAACATCGAGAACATGGTCGGCGCCGCTCAGATCCCGATGGGCGTCGCCGGCCCCGTCACCATCGACGGCGGCGCGTTCGAGGGGGAGACGTACCTCCCGCTCGCGACCACCGAGGGCGCGCTGCTGGCCTCCGTCAACCGCGGGCTCTCCGTCATCGACGATGCCGGTGGCGCGACCGCGCGGGTGACGAAGACGGGAATGACCCGCGCGCCGGTGTTCCGGACGAGCGGGATCGCGGAGTCGCAGGCGCTGGCGGAGTGGGTCCGGGAGAACACCGAGAAGCTTCGAGAGGCTGCGGAGTCGACCACGAGCCACGGGAAGCTGCTCGACGTGACGCCCTACGTCGTCGGCGACAACGTCTTCCTGCGGTTCCGCTACGACACCGCGGACGCGATGGGGATGAACATGGTCACGATCGCGACCGGGGAGGCCTGCGACGTGATCGAGCGCGAGACCGACGCCTCGCTGGTCGCGCTCTCGGGGAACCTCTGTACCGACAAGAAGCCCGCCGCGATCAACGCCGTCGAGGGGCGGGGCCGCAGCGTCACCGCCGAGGCGACGCTTCCCCGGGAGTTCGTCGAGGAGACGCTGAAGACCACGCCCGAAGCGATCGCGGAGGTCAACACCCGGAAGAACCTGATCGGCAGCGCGAAGGCGGGGAGTCTCGGGTTCAACGCACAGGTCGCGAACGTCGTCGCCGCGATGTACCTCGCGACCGGGCAGGACGCCGCACAGGTCGTCGAGGGCAGTAACGGGATCGTCTCCGTCGAAGCGCGGGAGGAGGGGCTGTACGCCGCCGTCTCGCTCGCGTCGATCGAAGTGGGCACCGTCGGCGGCGGGACGAAGCTCCCGACGCAGGCCGAGGGGCTGGACGTGCTGGGGATCCGCGGCGGCGGCGATCCTGCGGGCTCGAACGCCGACGCGCTCGCGGAGTGTGTCGCGACGGGTGCGCTGGCAGGGGAGCTCTCGCTGCTCTCGGCGCTTGCGTCGCGGAACCTGTCGAGTGCGCACGCGGAACTGGGTCGGTAA